From a single Paenibacillus sp. FSL R5-0345 genomic region:
- a CDS encoding carbohydrate ABC transporter permease — protein MQATTIHKRSTGEILFDISIIILCVLIFLIVAYPLYFVIIASVSDQTLVSTGKVTLFPRGVSFFGYEQIFQDMRIWIGYKNTVIYTVLGTMFNLLLTIPAAYTLSRQEFRARRFLMFFFVFTLFFNGGLIPTYILMKDLSLTNSMWVFILPFAVNVFNLIIARTFFEASLPKEIYESAALDGCTHFKFFFYIAIPLSKSVISVIALYYLVAHWNDFFTGLIYIHSNDLQPLQIILRDILLSNQVFSQGGGSGGSAGGYAQQFADQVKYGVIIVSTLPILIVYPFIQKYFEKGVMIGSVKG, from the coding sequence ATGCAGGCGACAACTATTCACAAGCGCAGTACGGGTGAGATTCTATTTGATATTTCAATAATTATCTTATGTGTTCTAATTTTCCTAATCGTTGCGTATCCCTTGTACTTTGTTATTATTGCTTCTGTCAGTGATCAGACCTTGGTCTCCACAGGAAAGGTTACTCTATTTCCCAGAGGAGTCAGTTTCTTTGGCTACGAGCAAATTTTTCAGGATATGCGTATTTGGATAGGCTACAAGAATACCGTTATTTATACAGTCTTGGGAACAATGTTTAATCTGCTTCTTACGATCCCAGCAGCGTATACACTATCCAGACAAGAGTTCCGTGCACGCCGGTTCCTGATGTTTTTCTTCGTTTTTACATTGTTTTTTAATGGTGGACTAATTCCAACGTATATCCTGATGAAGGATCTATCCCTGACCAATTCGATGTGGGTCTTTATTCTTCCCTTTGCAGTGAATGTGTTTAATCTTATTATTGCACGCACGTTCTTTGAAGCTTCACTGCCTAAAGAAATTTATGAATCCGCTGCATTGGATGGATGTACTCATTTTAAATTTTTCTTCTATATTGCGATCCCTTTATCTAAGTCCGTCATATCGGTCATTGCGCTGTATTATCTGGTAGCACATTGGAATGATTTTTTTACTGGGCTTATCTATATTCATTCGAATGACCTGCAGCCGTTACAAATCATTCTGCGTGATATTCTATTATCCAACCAGGTTTTCTCCCAAGGCGGAGGCTCGGGCGGCAGTGCAGGCGGATATGCGCAGCAATTTGCTGACCAGGTTAAGTATGGAGTTATTATTGTATCAACTTTACCGATCCTTATCGTGTATCCGTTTATTCAGAAATATTTTGAAAAAGGTGTAATGATCGGTTCGGTAAAGGGCTAG